The genomic stretch CGAAGTGGCAGGCGTCGTAGTTCACGCCGAGGTGCGCGTTCAGGCGCGGGTTGTTCGGATGTTCGTCGCGCAGCGTGCCGAAGAACGCCACGGTTTCCGCGGTGTTCTCGAACAGTCCGAGCGGTTCGGGTTCCACGCCGAGATGCAGCGTGCGTCCGGTGCGTTCGCTGACGCGCGCGATGTGTTCGACGCAGGCCCAGAGATTGTTCCGAATTGCGGAGAGTTTGGCGGCGGAGTCGGACGGAGCGCCGACGTGCTCGTCGGCTTTGGACCTACGCACGTCGTAAGCCGGTGAGGACACCGGCGCTCCGGTTTGCGGCGAGGCGCCGCAGCCACGAGGGAAGATGAATTCCTTGAACGAGCCGGGCAGGGTGCTGACGCTGCCTTCGACGCCGGACGGGACGAGTTGCGCGAGGAGGTCGAAGAGGAGGTTGGTGTAGTCGAGGCGTTCGCGTGTGGTCCAGTCGGGGGCGAAGACTTGCTCCTTTACGCGCCCGCCGTGGAAGCGGCCGTAGGGAAATCCGTTGATGGTGAAAACGTAGCAGCCGTGCTGGTCGAGCCACTTCTGGAACGCGAGCAATGTCGGCGGCTCGGCAAGTTCGCGGGCGGCCAGTGCGCTCAATCGCAGCCCGATGCCGAACGGTGCGCTCGTGCCGACGCGTTGGCGGACGGCGAGAGTGTATTGTTCCAGGCCGCGGAAGGTTTCGCGCCAGTCCTCCCCGCGATGGATGTTCGTGCAGTAGGTGAGATGAAGGTCGTGGTTGAGTTTCATGGGCTCACCAAATTCTTAACCGCGGATGGACACGGATCAATTCTGCCAGGTAGGACGGGCAGTCCCTCCCCCGTCGTTCTTCGATAGCCACGTAACGGCGCCCAGAGGAGCGCGCGGCTGCCCAGTTTGAGTCAACGTCCGCCCTCACCCTAACCCTCTCCCCCAGGAGAGGGAGCAGACTGCGGACGCTTGCCGGTTCTATGCTGGCTGCTCGACCAATCCAGTCGCGGGTATTATCAGGAGACTGGCGAACGATTCTCCCTCTCCTCGGGGGAGAGGGCCGGGGTGAGGGCGAGCGTAAAACCACTGTTCCTCTCACGCCGGTAAAACAAAATGCGGGCACTGGCTCAGGAAGCGCGCGGGGTTTTGGTAGATGAGGCGGTCGATCGCGGCGAGCGAGTGGCCGCGGCGGCGCATTTCGCGGGCGGTCTTCGGCACGGCGAGTGGATCGCTGAGGCCCCAGTCGCAGGCGCAGTTCAGCCAGACGCGTTCGTGCGAGAAATTTTCCACCATGTCCACGGCGCGTGCGGGCGAACATTTCGAATCGGGATACAACGTGATGCCCGCCCAGAATCCGGCATCGAGCACGGCGCCGATGGTGTGCTCTTCGACGTGGTCAATGATGACGCGCTCGGGCTTGATGCGGCCGTCGCGCTGGAGCAGGTCCACGATGAGGCGTGTGCCCTTGAGTTTGTCTTCGAGGTGCGGCGTGTGGACGAGGATGAGCTGGTCGTGTTGCGCGGCGAGGTCCACATGCTTCTGCAGCACGATCATTTCGTTGCGGCTATTCTTGTTCAGGCCGATCTCGCCAATGCCGAGGACGTTCGGGCGCCTGAGAAATTCCGGGATGATCGCGAGCACTTCGTCGGCGAGCTTCACGTCCTCGGATTCCTTTGGGTTGATGCAGAGCCACGAGTAATGCGGCAGGCCGAACTTGGCGGCGCGCTTCGGCTCGTAGTCGGTGAGCTGGGAAAAATAATCGTAGAAGCCGTGCGCGGAACTGCGGTCGAAGCCAGCCCAGAAGGCGGGTTCGCAAACAGCCTGACAACCGGCGGTGACCATCGCCGCGTAATCATCGGTCGTCCGGCTGACCATGTGGGCGTGAGGTTCGATGTAGCGCATTCGCTCAGGTTGATGGTTGAGAGTTGTTGGTTGAGGGACTATTCGCTCGTGCGCTGGTTAACAAGCGATGTGCGCAGGCCGCTCAACATCTTCCCTTGCTTTTCGGCGACGGCATAGAGGCTGCGGAACGCATCTTCGCTCAGGAACCCTTGGTTACGACCGATGAACGATTGTGAAACCACCTCGAACAGCGATCCGGTGGCGATTTCAACAAAACGGGCGAAGTCCTGCCGTGACGTGCGGGAGCTTCCTTCGGCGATGTTTGAAGAAATGGAAACCGCTGCGCGACGCATTTGATTGGTGAGGCCAAATCTCTCTTGATCAGGAAAATCGCGCGCCAGCGCATAGACCAGGTCGGCGAAGCTGATCGCTTCCTGCCACGTTGCGAGTTTTTCAAAATTAAACATACGCGGATGTTCCTCCGTCATCCATCAACCTTCCGGCGGCCATGCTCCGGCCGCCGACTTTCCCTTCGCTGCCGGAATCGGCTCCGTCGTCGGGTCGCTGAGGGCGAGGAGGATTTGTTTGGCGCGCCCGGGTTCGGCGCGTTCGAGTTCTTTGAGCGCGGCGCGGAAGGCTTTGATGCGGTAATCGTCTTCGCCTTCGGCGCGGTCCACGCGGTCCAGGAAGGCGGCGACTTCAATCAGCTTGTGGCGCACCTCGATAAAATAGTGATCGAGCAATTCCTTTTTCGTCGGGCGACCGAGGTGTTTGCCAATGGCCTCACCGAGTTGCAGCAGCAAGGCCTGTTCATCGGCGGTGAATTCGTAGGTGACCGGTTTGGCAATGCCCAACACGCCGCGCAGCAGGCTTTGCTCAACCAACATTGGGACGGCGATGGAACCTTCCATCCGCGTTTCCTTCGCACCGGGTTTGGCCACGCCCGACGTGTCGGTTTGAAGATTGCACACTTGCACCGGCGACTTCCGTTCGGCGGCGAGGCCAGCCATGCCTTTACCCACGGGAATCACTTTCACCTTGTCCATGATCGCTTCCGGAATGCCGCGCTGGGCGACAAGTTCGAGCCGGCCGGTGACCCGGTTGAGCCCATGAATCGTGCCGGTGACGCAGCCGAAATGTTTCAGGATGATTTCCAGCACCTGCTGGAGTGTGGCGCCGTCGCCGCCTTGCGCGAGCAGGAGGTTTTGAACGACGGACAAGACGGGGGAATTCGTTGTCATGGCCATGCGGGCGCGGCGTTTGAGTGCAAAGGCATGCGAAAGGTTGCGGCAAGGTGTTGTTCTTGTCCACCCCGTGATGTTGCTGGCCGGCGCGCCGGCGGTTTGGGCGATGGTGCCGGGCGCAAAAAATGGCGGCGGCGTGACTGCGCAGTTGCGGCGGGAACCATCCGATGAGAAACTGGCGGCGCATTTGACGAACATGATTGCACGCAGTTCCATCCTGGGTTTGGCCGGCATGCTTTTGCTGGCGTTGTCGCTTCCCGCGGCCGAACGTCCCGCGACGCCGGATTTCAAGGAAGTGGAAACCGTTCTTCGGGAGCACCTGGCCGGCGCGACGGACGAGAGCCTGAACCGCGCCGCAGTGGACGGGCTGCTCCTCGCCTTGAAGGGGCGGGTGCTGCTGGAGACCAATGCAAGCGCAACGGCCGTGGCGCCCGCCGCAACCGGGCCGTGTGTGGCGCGGCAGCGCATTTTTGATGGCGGCGTGGCTTATGTTCAGGTCAAGCGGGTGGCTGACGCGTTGCCCGGGGAAATTGCCGCCGCCGTGAAGCGCCTCTCGGCCACGAACAAACTGACCGGCTTCGTGCTGGACTTGCGGTATGCCGATGGAACCGATTACACGGCGGCCGCCCACACTGTGGATTTGTTTCTCAGCAAGGAAGTGCCGTTGCTGAATGCGGGGCAGGGGTTGCTCCGTTCGGAAGCCAAGACCAACGCCATCCAGCTGCCGGTGGTGGCGTTGCTGAACGAAGAAACCGGCGGTGCGGCCGAGGCCGTGGGGGCGATGCTGCGTCAAACGGCCACCGGCTTGTTGATCGGCACCCGGACGGCAGGTCATGCGGGTGTGATGAACGAGTTCAAACTTTCCACGGGGCAGACGCTGCGACTGTTGACGGCATCCGTCCAGCTTGGCGACGCCAAGGCCATTCCGACCACGGGCGTCGCGCCGGACATTGAGGTGAAGGTCAACCCGGACGACGAGCGGCGGTTTTACGCCGATCCGTTCGCCGGCACGCTGGCGCCAGAGGATAGCTCCACCAACACCGTTGCCAATCCGCCCAAGCGCGTCCGTCTGACCGAGGCGGATTTGGTCCGGGAACACCGCA from Verrucomicrobiia bacterium encodes the following:
- a CDS encoding GAF domain-containing protein, translating into MTTNSPVLSVVQNLLLAQGGDGATLQQVLEIILKHFGCVTGTIHGLNRVTGRLELVAQRGIPEAIMDKVKVIPVGKGMAGLAAERKSPVQVCNLQTDTSGVAKPGAKETRMEGSIAVPMLVEQSLLRGVLGIAKPVTYEFTADEQALLLQLGEAIGKHLGRPTKKELLDHYFIEVRHKLIEVAAFLDRVDRAEGEDDYRIKAFRAALKELERAEPGRAKQILLALSDPTTEPIPAAKGKSAAGAWPPEG
- a CDS encoding four helix bundle protein: MFNFEKLATWQEAISFADLVYALARDFPDQERFGLTNQMRRAAVSISSNIAEGSSRTSRQDFARFVEIATGSLFEVVSQSFIGRNQGFLSEDAFRSLYAVAEKQGKMLSGLRTSLVNQRTSE
- a CDS encoding S41 family peptidase; its protein translation is MLLAGAPAVWAMVPGAKNGGGVTAQLRREPSDEKLAAHLTNMIARSSILGLAGMLLLALSLPAAERPATPDFKEVETVLREHLAGATDESLNRAAVDGLLLALKGRVLLETNASATAVAPAATGPCVARQRIFDGGVAYVQVKRVADALPGEIAAAVKRLSATNKLTGFVLDLRYADGTDYTAAAHTVDLFLSKEVPLLNAGQGLLRSEAKTNAIQLPVVALLNEETGGAAEAVGAMLRQTATGLLIGTRTAGHAGVMNEFKLSTGQTLRLLTASVQLGDAKAIPTTGVAPDIEVKVNPDDERRFYADPFAGTLAPEDSSTNTVANPPKRVRLTEADLVREHRTDGDAEEDVAPLGRTGPDGPVIQDPALARGIDLLKGLAVVRQGHF
- a CDS encoding TatD family hydrolase, coding for MRYIEPHAHMVSRTTDDYAAMVTAGCQAVCEPAFWAGFDRSSAHGFYDYFSQLTDYEPKRAAKFGLPHYSWLCINPKESEDVKLADEVLAIIPEFLRRPNVLGIGEIGLNKNSRNEMIVLQKHVDLAAQHDQLILVHTPHLEDKLKGTRLIVDLLQRDGRIKPERVIIDHVEEHTIGAVLDAGFWAGITLYPDSKCSPARAVDMVENFSHERVWLNCACDWGLSDPLAVPKTAREMRRRGHSLAAIDRLIYQNPARFLSQCPHFVLPA
- the eboE gene encoding metabolite traffic protein EboE encodes the protein MKLNHDLHLTYCTNIHRGEDWRETFRGLEQYTLAVRQRVGTSAPFGIGLRLSALAARELAEPPTLLAFQKWLDQHGCYVFTINGFPYGRFHGGRVKEQVFAPDWTTRERLDYTNLLFDLLAQLVPSGVEGSVSTLPGSFKEFIFPRGCGASPQTGAPVSSPAYDVRRSKADEHVGAPSDSAAKLSAIRNNLWACVEHIARVSERTGRTLHLGVEPEPLGLFENTAETVAFFGTLRDEHPNNPRLNAHLGVNYDACHFALQYESARAAIAEFRRHDIKLSKLHLSSALKVRATPQARTALRAFVDDVYLHQVIARAPDGTLTRYKDLPLALDAINPQPSTINDSEWRIHFHIPLHTPPAVPLPGGARGGSSVADPLPGGVGGGFPCFDNTTDHLLELLDVLGENPKLCPHLEFETYTWEVLPPELKNESVVTQLVREYEWCLGQVQKRGLV